The sequence CTACGGCAGTCAGAGGGAGACAATGAATAAGTATCAGAGACACAAAGCTGAGGGGACAGCAAAGCAGATGAAGTGAAGCTATATATTAGAGTTTAGTTTTTAGGGATTTCAATCACTCAGATGTTTTTAAAGTAGATCATATTTACTTACTGCGAGGAACACCATGCAGTACATAGAAAAGGATGAATGACCAGAGTAGAAGGACAGCCTACAAAAGATAAACAAAGCAATACTGAATCAAATCATCTTCACcaagtcatttttcattgaATATTTGGCATTCATAATGAAGAAAGTCGGACAGAATCAAACTCTATCGCTGTCATTTTACCGTAATGATATCGATCTAGAAATGGATTCAAGGGGAGCACCACTATTTCGCATATTAAAATCAGTTCGCTCGTTGTCAGGAGCACAACTTAGCTTGTGAAAACACTTGTATAATGTCTGCTGGGGCTCTAGAGGAGCTTCAGCGAGGCTCTAACAGAAAGACAccattacatattttatggttattattagtagtatttagtatttaaagCCTTTTGTCATGGTTATTTTGTTAATAGATAGATAGCGTTATGTATTCAACGTTTTAAACTTTTTGAATCCTTGTTTAAGTATCTAGTTATGTGACAGATTTCCCAGTATTGACCAATTTCttgtcttattttatcttattgaATTACATCGTGGAAAGTGTAGGATTTAGCGTTTTTGGAGCCTGACCCACACTGGGGACTGTAAGTCAGGGTATCTCAGCTTAGTGCATCATTCTCTTTTTGATGCATCCTGCAACTTGCAAGGCCTACTACTGCAATAATAAATCACTGGAGTATCCCTTTAAGGATTGCTAGCTTGGAAATAAAAGATCAATTTTGTTATTGGATGAAGGCTTCAAATAGTTAATCAGCTTGTCCACAGAAGCTGCATGTACTGGGCGCTCTGAGAAATGTGTCGGGATCATGCAGGTGTTTCCCCTCCTAAAATAGAAGCTtgcatgtttttactttaattcatGTTCAGGACCATTACCTGGCCTCATCGACCAGAAACTTGTCTCCAGTGCAGGTGAAGTTCTCGATGTATCCACCAGCTTTGCAGTTAATGCGATCCCAAACTGGCTTGCACACAGCCAGGAAGTTTGGCCGCAGGCGGCCGATGGAGTACTTGGCTACGTCTGTCAGAGACTGGCTGGCAGCAGCTCCAAACACATAGCTCCCCACAGCTTTGTAGACACAAGCCACATACTTGGTCCCCAGAGACTGGTTCTTGATGCGCGACAGGTAAACAGAAAGGCACTCGCCACAGACAATCTGCAACAGAGGAGATTTCACAAACCGTCATACATGTTGATCAAATGCAGGATGACAGGAAAGCTTCTATCTGCACTCTGTCTGCGTCTAAATGTTAGAGAATTAATGGAAGAAGACGACCGTTGACTTACCACGATCAGCGTGAAGGGGATCATGACTCCTCCCAGCAGCTGGTAGGATATGGTGTCCTCTTTGAGCGGGTATCTGATGGATTCATCGTTACAGAAGAAACCCCGTTTGAAAGGGTTGTGTTGAGGGGTGAGGATAAAAAATGGAAGTCCGACTGTTAAAAAAAACGGAGAGGCACATTTTGTCAGATCTTTAGCTTGTTTGACATCTTCGATCATCGAATTGTACATCACATTTACAAGCAGCTGCAAATGCATGTGACTCATCTTGATGACCCCCCAGTTTCATAACGCACACAGTTTTAGTCACAGGAAATTAATACGTTGTGAAAACACAGGGTTTTACTTTTCCACTCCTACAAAAGAAGCTCTTGTGAGTTTCATTTAGCTGTGAGGAAAATACACAATCCAAGGTcacaaagttacacaataactGAATTATTAATTCAATATGACGTTAATCTgtgcaaacacataaaacatgctTTGTTGTTCCCCTCACAATCTGTTTTATCTGAAGCTTTACTGAATGTTACAAATACTGAActgagatgaggaaaaaaattgCTTAACTGAAGTGATGCAATGTCCGGCTTTCAGTGCAGTCATTGGCAACGATGCCTCTTGAGTTATTACACAGTCACAAACCTTTGTTTAGGCATGTTCCTTAAGGGGCAAATGACTCTGCCTATGCACAGTCTGAACTGGACTTTGCTGATCTGATCACGCAGTTAAATTGTCAAAATAATGATCTACTTTAACAAGGAGGAGGGTGTCCTGTTTACATAAAAAAGCTTAACTTAATATTtctgcattcattcattaacaTTTGCTGCATTGTTATAGATTAAATAACTCAACTGTACGTAAAGTAGCAGGGatcagctccacctcaaccaactaCAACTGTAGAACGCTGATTTTTGAtgctttaagtacattttgctgacaatttttctgtattttcactttGAACTCAGGACTTTCACACTCTAGTATCTCCACTGTCTTTTCACAGAAATGTCCTGACATTAAAAAGGGGCTCACAGTGATCTTTGATTTAGACTTTGTATTGAATTCAAGGGCGTGGAAATGAAGATACACTgtttcaaatcaaatgtttttttttacctcttctcatgaaatgattgtgacaatgtgatttattcttgataaataaagttcaGTGCCTTCTTTACTGCAGCATTGTCAATCACATTTAGTCTCCCTGCAGCGTGATTACAGTCCAAACACTGAGCTAAAAATACAGCTTTGCTTGGGAAAGAAACACGCACAGGGTGGGactttgttgcctttttttccGTCTTCCTGCCTGGTTCCCTAAACCTCAAGCTTCCCCGTGTGTATTTATGTGACGTTCATGCAAATCATCTGCTTACTTTATATAATCTGTATTGCAGAGGAGTGTCTGCAGGCGTCCTTTAATACCAGCTTCAGGGCAAAGAAAGTTTAACAAgctaaataaacacatttttcagattACAGGGTGTGATCCGCGTTACATACCGAGGATCAGACAGGTAACGTCCAGCAGGATGAGAGGGATCCCTGAGGCTTCAAACATGTTGCGTCTCCGtcttctgctgtctgtttttctaaaaaatatCCGGCTGTTCCGGCTGCGTTCAGGCGAGAGGAGACGCAGCCTATCTGCCGCACATGTGTCGCTATCCCAGcacaaaattaaaacacaccagtgtCATTGTGCTGCCACCAGAAACTAAAACTACCGGGGGgttattcttaaaaaaatatatatataaaaaaaaaggtaaaatacaATCTAAAAAACACCCAAACTAAAGGCTACAACTAATCTAACACCACCACACACGTGAAGAGCCTCTCACCCTTTCAAGAGCTCACAAACCATCATAACTCAGCAGGATTTCTTCAGCTCATAATAATACCGTCCTGTCCCCACGCGAGACATTACCGGGGAGGCGCGGGCACGAGCGCGCTTCCGCCGCGGTGATTAATGCTGCCTTCAAGCGCAGCCGGGAAAAAGTGAATCTGAGAAACCTGAGCTGCTGAGATGTGGGGTTGAGTGAGTGGAGAGAGCCTGGTGGTAACAAAAGCACAACTTATTTTTGGAGGAGGTGGCAAATAAAGGTGGTAATGTGGTAATGCTGGTCATTTTTGTTGCTATCTCAACACCTTTGCTGGGTGAACAGAAGGTGTCTATGTGCAATCCAAGGGTGGaagaaacatttacttttcattgAGTAAAAGTTTCAAtgccacagtgtaaaaatactcataCAAGGAAAAGTCCTTCAAAAATACACTTATACTAAGAACCAAATGCAGAAGTGCTCATTAAGCAGAATCACCTATTCCACAATAACATATATTATGTCAGTGAATTATAATTATcaatgcattcatgtgttcatcactttaatgagCCGGTAAAAGTGGAGCTCATTGTACTTACTTAATATGCTGCCTGGCATCTTAGCCTGTAATAACACATAATCAGTTATTAGTTGatgtataatgtaatataattggTTCTAATAATCTAACTCTGCAAAGTAACTACCAACTAAagctatcaaataaatgtagtgagtTAAAAATCGAACACATTTCCCTTTGAAATATAGTGGAAGTATGGAGTAGTCTATGATCAAATATAAATACCagaaaaaatgtagaaaagtaCAGTttgtgagtaaatgtacttagttagCCTTCCTTTTTGCCATGGAATAGACCTTGAATTTCCGAGGTATCCCTGAATGCAGCACAGGATGAGGAAGTTGTAATAGGAGTTTCGGGCCAATCACGCGCCTCTGTTGGTGTTACGACAGCCGTCTGCCGATGCAGAGCCGCTCCTCCCTCCGCTGTATGAGTCCACAGAGGTAATGAGGTTAAATCAGCATCACTATTAATAGAAGAGCCTCCACTGTCTCCTCATCCACGCGCCGCCGCGTGGGACTCCCTCCATGCCTCTTTAATGGGATGGTCACGTGCTAAACTCTTCTTATAGCCCACATACACAGCACCTGTATTCAGGTAATTAGATACGTCACACTGTTGATGGTCATTTTTGTGTAATAGTTGGAGATGTAGTGCTCCTCGTTAACATAGTGTTGTCCATGTTTTGTCCATAAATACACATCAGGGACCCGTTTCTTAAATTAGATGAAAGAATAGACCTTTATCCTCATGGAAAATACTTCATTTCAAGTAAAATTCCTGCCTTTAAAGTTTTACCTGAATAAAAGTATAGGAgtatgttgacattttattaaaaGTACAGGACTATGATAATGAATATGCAACATTGCccctttcaaaatgttttaatgtgttattaatatattacgttattattattttaatgcatgtaagcagcattttaactTTTCCCCCCAAACCTACTATACATTTTCTGAGGTGATCATATgatttgtatgtaaaatatctTAGTCAGCGAACTGTTgattttaaaactgtaaaactacTTTAGTAAAAAGTAGCATCAAATctaaaaaactcaaatatagTAGTCATAGTGGTGTCATGGCCTTTTCACGGTGAGCTGCTCATCATGACTACTTTTATTTCTTGACTCTTTAAGCACATTTTGCTCATAATTCTTATATATTTTCACTACAGTGACAGAGTAGTTAATGCTGTAAAAAGGTTAAAGAAACGCCTGCTTCCAACACAccattcattcaaattcaaataatatgtaaattatgtaaaaacacTTTCCCAAATCAAATCTTATACTCTGGGGGGAAAACTGTGATCAACATCTAGGTCAGTGGTGGAAGACGTTTTCAAAACCTTACTTAATTAAAAGTATGTAAGTAAAATTTAcaaaaagtatcaaaagtaaaagtgcttgtCATGCAGaacaatgtcagtgttttattatcatatattatatatgatgTTTAAGATCAACATTACTGGTGTATTAATGTGTATGTTGTATTTTCTGCTGTGCTTGTTTAAGGTTACTATACTTTTAACTTCATTATATACcgttgggtagtttaatctacagcaatgcatcatggtccaCAAATTCATCATATGTTTGTAGCGTTGCTGCCCTGTGAGAAACATGAATCTCTAAATAGACTTAAAACTCTTCACAAGttcagaaaaacagcctgttttcatcTTTGTGACGTTGCATTTTACAGCTGATCcaacagctttttgtttttgttcattttcttggtaatgataatatgaaataaatgtgcaGTTCTGCTTCTAATGGGAGACAAGACAGAAAAAGTTTGCCTGCCTTAAGGAAACCACATTAAAGTACACAGAAGAGTAGCTTCTACCACATTCTCCccgtgactttttttttaatgaaaaaaaaaaaaccatacaATGGACAAATAGATCATACAGTTCATTcttttaatgacaaaacaaatatCAGTGATTATTTGTCTTGGTGTCAGTTTTGCACCCATTTAAGTGTCCATATTGCGAACAATAATCATTGTAGGTCATGGTTTGTTTAAATAGTTAACATATGCAAACATAAATCATAACGACAACTAGGACAAGGGCATGTATAACAGTGACTAATAACATCACCAAAGCCCATTATCTCATCACCAACCCCTCCCCACTTGTCCTCATCATGCGGCACTGTTTGTCTTCTTCTGGGAGTTCAAACGAAGTTCAATCTCTGGTTTGAAGAGCAGTTCCCCCAGCTGGCCATGCGAGGCCTCGCTCATGGCTTTGGTCTGCATGCACATCTTGTACTTGTCTGGAGGGAGCTCATCTGCGCAATTCTTCTCGTGCCACAGGTGGAAAAGGCCGCGAGACGGAGAGCGAATCACCATCAGTTTACTGTGAAGGTACTTCCTGTACAGGTGCACGTCCTCCAAGCCCCAACCTTTGATGTTACGGTCAAACCCCCCTGCCATATAAGGAAATACCAGAGGGTTCAGACATATGCAGTGAGAGAATGAGAATCAGGTGGTGGCTAAACCTTAACTTTAACTTTCAATGGCTGAGTTAAAATCATAATTAAAAGGAGAATCTTGTTTCCTACATTGGGTGCATTTGAGCAAGGAAAGGGCACAAGGCAAAAGTATGAACAAGATATCATGGAGTGAAAGAGCTTTTTCATAGTACTCAAAAAGTCCAAGGTTGATAtcaaaaaacaacagtttttttctataaatacagggaaaacatttttgtgtaaaaatgcacAGAATCCTGTACTTCTATACTATTATTGCTAAATACATTATGTATATACAATGAAATAGACAGTTAGTTATATTTAATTGTATTATGTCTTccaaaatattattacattGGAAATCAGTGAGACAAGCTTTGCCATTACCTATGTTGATAAAATCAGACCGATACTGGCATGTCATGCCAAACCCAAAGTCTCTCCAGAATCCCGTTTCCTTCCTTATCACCTGAGACGAAAGCAGCCAATGAACATCAGTCTCTTTACTTGCATCTAATTCAATCAAGTAaattcagctgtttttgtgtgtgtgttttttttacttactaGTTGTTGCTGCAGAGAAGGAAGAAGTGTTTGATTGCTGTAGATGATAGATGGGTTGTACTGACTGAAGAGTACTGGATAGTATACTTTCTTACctagagaccaaaacagacaaacagatacaCTCAAATCAAACACAGCCTGTCACACCTCAAAGTATCTTAAGTTTGAAGTTTTGATTGGTCATCGACAAACGCAGCCTCCACTGAGACATATCTGAGCGACAAAGGGTACCACGCtgttttttaatgctttatttgaTAGCCAGCAATAGAGACAGTTGAGGAAACTGGAGAGAGATgtgatgacatgcagcaaaagGCCCTGCTGGACTCCATTCTCCCCATTATAAGTCGGTGTACCATCAAAATGATTTTAAGGCTGTTATTCCAAGGTAAATTAGTTacataatgttgctttaaagaGGATAATGTGATCATAGCTCTACCCTCTGCAACTGATGGACAGAAGGATGACCTGAAGAAGTAGCTTCAGATActgtgcagcagcatcatcagctTTGTTGCCTCAGATGCTGCTGACAGTGAAGCTCTGAGGCTTATCGATATTCAACAGTAAAAACATCAGGGTGCTGTATTCTGtctcacagcagacagagagttAAGTTGGAGCGTCATAGTCCCACATTGCCACATTATATTTagctaatgctaagctaattTAGAGCGTTACTGCTGCTTCAGACCATCCTCCCATGCCTCGGCAGTAGAGGGCAGAAATATGATCACAGGATTTaagtcagcgtgtgtgtgtggtcttgtgTGCCAAATTGAAATGGAGTGAAAACCACTTGAAGCGGCACTTTACTGGTCAGCTTTTTGAAGTCCACTCAATAGTACAATCAGCCAGAATAACTGAAAACGCCTGTGTGTACAAGGCCTTTAATTGATTCAATGAAACAGATTGTAATATCACCTTAAATAGGcgttatttgatattttatagtGTTGTTAATGTCATTGTCTAAGTTGTTTTACTTCTATAGAGAGGGGTTATTGTGTGAATCAAGGCTGGATAACATCCCCAGTAGGTAAAAATGTTGCATGATGTTACGAAAAGCTCCTGTGTAAACGTGTTGTGCAGCTAGACGTGGGGCCATCCTCTGTCTCACCAGCCTCTGCGTTGAGGCGACAGGAAGTTAAGAAGTCGGCGGTGAAGTGGATGTCAACATcacagaagaagagcaggacATTCTGGCTCCGCCTCCAGGCCCTGGCCCCCACCTCCAAGCCTCGCCCACGAGAAAACTCCTCATTCAGCTGGATCAAGGTGAAGCTCCTGAACCGAGTCTCTCTGAGGGACAGAAGACGAAaaattta comes from Pempheris klunzingeri isolate RE-2024b chromosome 7, fPemKlu1.hap1, whole genome shotgun sequence and encodes:
- the LOC139203795 gene encoding phospholipid phosphatase 1-like — encoded protein: MFEASGIPLILLDVTCLILVGLPFFILTPQHNPFKRGFFCNDESIRYPLKEDTISYQLLGGVMIPFTLIVIVCGECLSVYLSRIKNQSLGTKYVACVYKAVGSYVFGAAASQSLTDVAKYSIGRLRPNFLAVCKPVWDRINCKAGGYIENFTCTGDKFLVDEARLSFYSGHSSFSMYCMVFLALYTHARLKSEWARLLRPTIQFFLIATAVYVGLSRVSDYKHHWSDVLAGLLQGGLVASLTVFCVSNFFEQPTDPVVSQEEEPSHTSLQENPSNGNHYGSTD